One Ignavibacterium sp. DNA segment encodes these proteins:
- a CDS encoding T9SS type A sorting domain-containing protein, giving the protein MKKLFTLLMVIFFLPFIFSQNYVWQLKKSGSSLGGPIDVEKYNHNNVYYGSVNKIFKSTDRGETFVQIGVNIPSASEIKCVIIDDNNPNVILVGIEAASDKIVKTTDAGATWTITADGLSFSYFGIPITQDPAHPDTFYTMNGNNFMRSTDFGSTWTTIAASFGTNSAPCDIEVFPDTSIILVGDNGTGIFRSSNYGLTWTQTYSTSGEIPTIAVDFTQPGIAYATKWAGGGGLLKSTDYGATWTLIPGFTGQYMWGVHVNPFDGNEVYAGCYSCNLTWKTKNGGATWQTVSIPSTNYQYFIVDSMNVFAAQGNGFYKLDSPFFIPVELTLFKAELQDENILLNWTTATELNNSGFEIESSTNNVDFVKIGFVPGYGTTTESKSYSFIISQTYDFKTFYRLKQIDFDGSHQYSSSVEVESVLPKEFSLAQNYPNPFNPSTTIRYQIPKDGLVTLKIYDILGNEIAELVNEQKTAGRYELNFNASGIANGVYIYKIQSGEYISSRKMMLIK; this is encoded by the coding sequence ATGAAAAAACTATTTACTCTTTTAATGGTCATATTTTTTCTGCCTTTTATTTTCTCGCAAAATTATGTTTGGCAGCTTAAAAAATCCGGTTCTAGTTTAGGCGGTCCAATTGATGTAGAAAAGTATAACCACAATAATGTTTATTACGGCTCAGTTAATAAGATTTTTAAAAGTACCGACCGGGGTGAAACTTTTGTTCAGATTGGTGTAAATATTCCATCAGCAAGTGAAATCAAATGTGTAATTATTGATGACAATAATCCGAATGTTATTCTTGTTGGAATTGAAGCCGCATCAGATAAGATAGTCAAAACTACTGATGCTGGTGCAACCTGGACCATTACTGCCGATGGCTTATCTTTTTCATATTTTGGAATTCCAATTACACAGGATCCTGCTCACCCGGATACTTTTTATACAATGAATGGAAACAATTTTATGCGCTCAACTGATTTTGGTTCAACCTGGACTACTATTGCGGCATCCTTTGGAACAAACAGCGCACCTTGTGATATCGAAGTTTTCCCGGATACTTCAATCATCCTTGTTGGAGATAATGGAACAGGTATTTTCAGAAGTTCAAATTATGGTTTAACCTGGACACAAACTTACAGCACTTCAGGTGAAATCCCCACCATTGCTGTTGACTTTACTCAGCCAGGTATTGCTTATGCAACAAAATGGGCTGGCGGCGGCGGACTGCTTAAATCTACTGATTATGGCGCAACCTGGACACTTATACCTGGATTTACAGGTCAGTATATGTGGGGAGTTCATGTTAATCCTTTCGATGGAAATGAAGTTTATGCAGGCTGTTACTCTTGCAACTTAACCTGGAAAACAAAAAATGGTGGAGCAACCTGGCAAACTGTTTCAATTCCTTCAACAAATTATCAGTACTTTATTGTTGATTCTATGAATGTTTTTGCTGCTCAGGGTAATGGGTTTTATAAATTAGATTCACCTTTCTTTATTCCGGTTGAGTTAACTTTATTCAAGGCTGAACTGCAAGATGAAAATATTTTACTTAATTGGACTACTGCAACTGAGTTAAATAATTCCGGATTTGAAATTGAATCAAGTACAAATAATGTGGATTTTGTTAAGATAGGATTTGTTCCCGGATATGGAACAACAACAGAATCAAAAAGTTATTCGTTTATTATTTCACAAACCTATGACTTTAAAACCTTTTATAGACTTAAACAGATTGATTTTGATGGTTCACATCAATATTCATCTTCGGTTGAAGTTGAATCAGTTCTGCCCAAAGAATTTTCTTTAGCTCAAAACTATCCCAATCCATTTAACCCTTCAACAACTATCCGTTACCAGATTCCAAAAGATGGTTTGGTAACACTAAAAATTTATGACATACTCGGTAAT
- the bshB1 gene encoding bacillithiol biosynthesis deacetylase BshB1 translates to MKLDVLVFAAHPDDAELAMGGTIADFSKNNIKVGIIDLTKGELGTRGTAETRQQEAFNAALVLKVTVRENLGIPDGNIENTKENLMKVICKIRKYKPEIIFAPYFNDRHPDHIDASNLVKRAMFSTGLAKIKTFDRKVPQNHFRPERLYYYMQTYTFEPSFVYDISDTFETKMKAIECYSTQFHNPRSLEPETFISKPGFINYVKSRAKFYGFAIGRNYAEPFFCEEKIELDHNSIFKINK, encoded by the coding sequence ATGAAATTAGACGTACTGGTATTCGCAGCTCATCCGGATGATGCTGAACTGGCAATGGGTGGAACTATTGCAGACTTTTCTAAAAACAATATTAAAGTTGGTATAATTGATCTTACTAAAGGAGAACTTGGCACAAGGGGTACCGCAGAAACCAGACAACAAGAGGCTTTTAATGCTGCACTTGTATTGAAAGTTACTGTTCGCGAAAACCTTGGAATTCCGGATGGAAATATTGAAAATACAAAAGAAAATCTGATGAAGGTTATCTGTAAAATCAGAAAATATAAACCTGAAATAATTTTCGCTCCTTATTTTAATGATCGTCATCCTGATCATATTGATGCAAGCAATCTTGTTAAAAGAGCAATGTTTTCTACCGGTCTTGCAAAAATCAAAACATTTGATAGGAAGGTTCCACAAAATCATTTTAGACCTGAAAGACTATATTATTATATGCAGACTTACACTTTTGAGCCTTCGTTTGTATATGATATCTCCGATACATTTGAAACAAAAATGAAAGCTATTGAATGTTATTCTACACAATTTCATAACCCAAGAAGTTTGGAACCTGAAACTTTTATTAGTAAACCAGGATTTATAAATTATGTTAAGTCACGGGCAAAGTTTTATGGTTTCGCAATAGGAAGAAATTATGCTGAACCTTTCTTTTGTGAAGAGAAAATTGAACTCGATCATAACAGTATATTTAAAATAAATAAATAA